Proteins co-encoded in one Arachis stenosperma cultivar V10309 chromosome 7, arast.V10309.gnm1.PFL2, whole genome shotgun sequence genomic window:
- the LOC130941429 gene encoding uncharacterized protein LOC130941429 isoform X1, with protein MTDTSDSGFNLKRSTDVSRQTQKESAEQNGLSDIEQLVKRSKFSRDEFNRLVELLNSRLVDPPNVEQGKQNANLTSQKHDEEFSIAQRFLKVSDARRHEESKGAIWESPTPLGLSNVPDKFGASPVEIAKAYMDSRATEAGPSSKSIIQTVERRVSRGEESAIKLYDPLPFAKTSTCWPGVVAHDAYATPQSQRSRYGLHNFPRTPYSRTLLSKSKSRLNHIEGNYGNILSTPLSQSQSLYRQDKSKVDASESRYGSVGPIRRIGGKVGSQSSSRTLPYSSLHGLPKRESPVINDIFTTPVTKASYPDGISTQKRVRFEVDVPSVHMHTNLMAKKILDHIDRNIPTPKEKSAELNLATKWKSPESSVDINTTLSKENNDSLQLKGVGHFKFGGLDAKESTPRNEGQGNSNVDILPMESSGKPIDVSKEGNLASNMNVRSSIPTFGIDARTMQNYGGSQNILKKSAEEDTSKTHPGGSFPFIVNQEKKPLSNSTSSKPVLPPITIKRPVRDSRWLSDNGTGFTFPVTTSSSVSSEPPTPTIMPFASEDQNQSKEISTETSYSFGSKSSSDPAVVFSFPSTSNSVVHDDADDIKFNFGSDDKPRLSFSFEKNAVCC; from the exons ATGACAGATACTAGTGACTCCGGTTTTAATCTGAAAAGAAGTACTGACGTATCTCGGCAGACGCAGAAGGAAAGTGCTGAGCAAAATGGGCTTTCTGATATTGAGCAACTGGTGAAAAGGAGCAAATTCTCTAG AGATGAATTCAACCGCTTAGTGGAGTTATTAAATTCCAGGCTAGTGGACCCTCCTAATGTTGAACAAGGAAAGCAGAACGCTAATTTGACTTCTCAAAAACACGATGAAGAATTTTCAATTGCCCAACGGTTTCTAAAGGTTTCCGATGCACGAAGACATGAAGAGTCAAAAGGAGCCATATGGGAAAGCCCAACACCTCTTGGTCTGTCAAAT GTTCCAGATAAATTTGGTGCCTCACCTGTTGAGATTGCTAAGGCATATATGGATTCACGTGCAACTGAAGCAGGCCCCAGTTCTAAGAGCATAATACAAACTGTTGAAAGAAGAGTATCACGTGGTGAGGAATCTGCAATCAAACTTTATGATCCATTACCGTTTGCAAAGACATCAACATGTTGGCCTGGTGTAGTAGCACATGATGCTTATGCAACACCACAAAGTCAAAGAAGCAGATATGGACTACACAACTTCCCCCGGACTCCTTATTCTAGAACTTTATTATCAAAATCTAAGTCCAGG TTGAATCATATAGAAGGCAATTATGGCAACATTTTATCAACGCCCCTCAGTCAATCACAGTCATTGTATAGGCAG gataAATCTAAAGTTGATGCATCAGAAAGCAGATATGGATCTGTTGGACCTATACGTCGAATTGGTGGCAAGGTTGGTTCACAGTCTTCATCAAGAACATTGCCTTATTCATCTCTTCATGGCCTTCCAAAGAGAGAAAGTCCCGTCATTAATGACATTTTCACTACTCCTGTTACAAAGGCTTCTTATCCTGATGGGATAAGCACTCAGAAGCGGGTGCGCTTTGAGGTGGATGTTCCATCAGTGCACATGCATACCAATTTGATGGCTAAAAAGATATTGGATCATATTGATAGAAACATACCCACTCCCAAAGAAAAATCTGCTGAGCTGAATCTGGCAACTAAATGGAAGAGTCCTGAATCCTCTGTAGATATTAATACTACCttatcaaaagaaaataatgaCTCACTACAGTTAAAAGGTGTTGGTCATTTCAAATTTGGTGGGCTTGATGCAAAGGAATCTACACCTAGAAATGAAGGTCAAGGGAACAGCAATGTTGATATTTTACCAATGGAGAGTTCTGGTAAACCCATTGATGTCAGTAAAGAAGGAAATTTGGCATCTAACATGAATGTTCGCAGCAGCATCCCCACATTTGGTATTGACGCAAGGACTATGCAAAATTATGGTGGTTCTCAgaatattttaaagaagtctGCTGAAGAG GACACTTCGAAGACTCATCCCGGTGGCAGTTTCCCTTTCATAGTAAATCAAGAAAAGAAGCCTCTCTCTAACTCTACATCCAGTAAACCAGTTTTACCTCCAATTACCATCAAGAGGCCTGTGCGTGACTCAAGGTGGTTGTCTGATAATGGCACAGGATTTACCTTCCCTGTTACAACATCATCTTCTGTGTCATCGGAGCCACCAACACCAACCATCATGCCGTTCGCTAGCGAGGACCAGAATCAATCAAAAGAAATCTCCACTGAAACATCATATAGTTTTGGTTCAAAAAGTTCATCCGATCCGGCAGTGGTGTTTTCCTTCCCATCTACAAGCAACTCAGTTGTTCATGATGACGCTGATGATATAAAGTTCAACTTTGGTTCGGATGATAAGCCAAGGTTGTCTTTTTCGTTTGAAAAAAATGCTGTCTGTTGTTAA
- the LOC130941429 gene encoding uncharacterized protein LOC130941429 isoform X3, with product MGKPNTSWSVKYKFGASPVEIAKAYMDSRATEAGPSSKSIIQTVERRVSRGEESAIKLYDPLPFAKTSTCWPGVVAHDAYATPQSQRSRYGLHNFPRTPYSRTLLSKSKSRLNHIEGNYGNILSTPLSQSQSLYRQDKSKVDASESRYGSVGPIRRIGGKVGSQSSSRTLPYSSLHGLPKRESPVINDIFTTPVTKASYPDGISTQKRVRFEVDVPSVHMHTNLMAKKILDHIDRNIPTPKEKSAELNLATKWKSPESSVDINTTLSKENNDSLQLKGVGHFKFGGLDAKESTPRNEGQGNSNVDILPMESSGKPIDVSKEGNLASNMNVRSSIPTFGIDARTMQNYGGSQNILKKSAEEDTSKTHPGGSFPFIVNQEKKPLSNSTSSKPVLPPITIKRPVRDSRWLSDNGTGFTFPVTTSSSVSSEPPTPTIMPFASEDQNQSKEISTETSYSFGSKSSSDPAVVFSFPSTSNSVVHDDADDIKFNFGSDDKPRLSFSFEKNAVCC from the exons ATGGGAAAGCCCAACACCTCTTGGTCTGTCAAAT ATAAATTTGGTGCCTCACCTGTTGAGATTGCTAAGGCATATATGGATTCACGTGCAACTGAAGCAGGCCCCAGTTCTAAGAGCATAATACAAACTGTTGAAAGAAGAGTATCACGTGGTGAGGAATCTGCAATCAAACTTTATGATCCATTACCGTTTGCAAAGACATCAACATGTTGGCCTGGTGTAGTAGCACATGATGCTTATGCAACACCACAAAGTCAAAGAAGCAGATATGGACTACACAACTTCCCCCGGACTCCTTATTCTAGAACTTTATTATCAAAATCTAAGTCCAGG TTGAATCATATAGAAGGCAATTATGGCAACATTTTATCAACGCCCCTCAGTCAATCACAGTCATTGTATAGGCAG gataAATCTAAAGTTGATGCATCAGAAAGCAGATATGGATCTGTTGGACCTATACGTCGAATTGGTGGCAAGGTTGGTTCACAGTCTTCATCAAGAACATTGCCTTATTCATCTCTTCATGGCCTTCCAAAGAGAGAAAGTCCCGTCATTAATGACATTTTCACTACTCCTGTTACAAAGGCTTCTTATCCTGATGGGATAAGCACTCAGAAGCGGGTGCGCTTTGAGGTGGATGTTCCATCAGTGCACATGCATACCAATTTGATGGCTAAAAAGATATTGGATCATATTGATAGAAACATACCCACTCCCAAAGAAAAATCTGCTGAGCTGAATCTGGCAACTAAATGGAAGAGTCCTGAATCCTCTGTAGATATTAATACTACCttatcaaaagaaaataatgaCTCACTACAGTTAAAAGGTGTTGGTCATTTCAAATTTGGTGGGCTTGATGCAAAGGAATCTACACCTAGAAATGAAGGTCAAGGGAACAGCAATGTTGATATTTTACCAATGGAGAGTTCTGGTAAACCCATTGATGTCAGTAAAGAAGGAAATTTGGCATCTAACATGAATGTTCGCAGCAGCATCCCCACATTTGGTATTGACGCAAGGACTATGCAAAATTATGGTGGTTCTCAgaatattttaaagaagtctGCTGAAGAG GACACTTCGAAGACTCATCCCGGTGGCAGTTTCCCTTTCATAGTAAATCAAGAAAAGAAGCCTCTCTCTAACTCTACATCCAGTAAACCAGTTTTACCTCCAATTACCATCAAGAGGCCTGTGCGTGACTCAAGGTGGTTGTCTGATAATGGCACAGGATTTACCTTCCCTGTTACAACATCATCTTCTGTGTCATCGGAGCCACCAACACCAACCATCATGCCGTTCGCTAGCGAGGACCAGAATCAATCAAAAGAAATCTCCACTGAAACATCATATAGTTTTGGTTCAAAAAGTTCATCCGATCCGGCAGTGGTGTTTTCCTTCCCATCTACAAGCAACTCAGTTGTTCATGATGACGCTGATGATATAAAGTTCAACTTTGGTTCGGATGATAAGCCAAGGTTGTCTTTTTCGTTTGAAAAAAATGCTGTCTGTTGTTAA
- the LOC130941429 gene encoding uncharacterized protein LOC130941429 isoform X2, translating into MTDTSDSGFNLKRSTDVSRQTQKESAEQNGLSDIEQLVKRSKFSRLVDPPNVEQGKQNANLTSQKHDEEFSIAQRFLKVSDARRHEESKGAIWESPTPLGLSNVPDKFGASPVEIAKAYMDSRATEAGPSSKSIIQTVERRVSRGEESAIKLYDPLPFAKTSTCWPGVVAHDAYATPQSQRSRYGLHNFPRTPYSRTLLSKSKSRLNHIEGNYGNILSTPLSQSQSLYRQDKSKVDASESRYGSVGPIRRIGGKVGSQSSSRTLPYSSLHGLPKRESPVINDIFTTPVTKASYPDGISTQKRVRFEVDVPSVHMHTNLMAKKILDHIDRNIPTPKEKSAELNLATKWKSPESSVDINTTLSKENNDSLQLKGVGHFKFGGLDAKESTPRNEGQGNSNVDILPMESSGKPIDVSKEGNLASNMNVRSSIPTFGIDARTMQNYGGSQNILKKSAEEDTSKTHPGGSFPFIVNQEKKPLSNSTSSKPVLPPITIKRPVRDSRWLSDNGTGFTFPVTTSSSVSSEPPTPTIMPFASEDQNQSKEISTETSYSFGSKSSSDPAVVFSFPSTSNSVVHDDADDIKFNFGSDDKPRLSFSFEKNAVCC; encoded by the exons ATGACAGATACTAGTGACTCCGGTTTTAATCTGAAAAGAAGTACTGACGTATCTCGGCAGACGCAGAAGGAAAGTGCTGAGCAAAATGGGCTTTCTGATATTGAGCAACTGGTGAAAAGGAGCAAATTCTCTAG GCTAGTGGACCCTCCTAATGTTGAACAAGGAAAGCAGAACGCTAATTTGACTTCTCAAAAACACGATGAAGAATTTTCAATTGCCCAACGGTTTCTAAAGGTTTCCGATGCACGAAGACATGAAGAGTCAAAAGGAGCCATATGGGAAAGCCCAACACCTCTTGGTCTGTCAAAT GTTCCAGATAAATTTGGTGCCTCACCTGTTGAGATTGCTAAGGCATATATGGATTCACGTGCAACTGAAGCAGGCCCCAGTTCTAAGAGCATAATACAAACTGTTGAAAGAAGAGTATCACGTGGTGAGGAATCTGCAATCAAACTTTATGATCCATTACCGTTTGCAAAGACATCAACATGTTGGCCTGGTGTAGTAGCACATGATGCTTATGCAACACCACAAAGTCAAAGAAGCAGATATGGACTACACAACTTCCCCCGGACTCCTTATTCTAGAACTTTATTATCAAAATCTAAGTCCAGG TTGAATCATATAGAAGGCAATTATGGCAACATTTTATCAACGCCCCTCAGTCAATCACAGTCATTGTATAGGCAG gataAATCTAAAGTTGATGCATCAGAAAGCAGATATGGATCTGTTGGACCTATACGTCGAATTGGTGGCAAGGTTGGTTCACAGTCTTCATCAAGAACATTGCCTTATTCATCTCTTCATGGCCTTCCAAAGAGAGAAAGTCCCGTCATTAATGACATTTTCACTACTCCTGTTACAAAGGCTTCTTATCCTGATGGGATAAGCACTCAGAAGCGGGTGCGCTTTGAGGTGGATGTTCCATCAGTGCACATGCATACCAATTTGATGGCTAAAAAGATATTGGATCATATTGATAGAAACATACCCACTCCCAAAGAAAAATCTGCTGAGCTGAATCTGGCAACTAAATGGAAGAGTCCTGAATCCTCTGTAGATATTAATACTACCttatcaaaagaaaataatgaCTCACTACAGTTAAAAGGTGTTGGTCATTTCAAATTTGGTGGGCTTGATGCAAAGGAATCTACACCTAGAAATGAAGGTCAAGGGAACAGCAATGTTGATATTTTACCAATGGAGAGTTCTGGTAAACCCATTGATGTCAGTAAAGAAGGAAATTTGGCATCTAACATGAATGTTCGCAGCAGCATCCCCACATTTGGTATTGACGCAAGGACTATGCAAAATTATGGTGGTTCTCAgaatattttaaagaagtctGCTGAAGAG GACACTTCGAAGACTCATCCCGGTGGCAGTTTCCCTTTCATAGTAAATCAAGAAAAGAAGCCTCTCTCTAACTCTACATCCAGTAAACCAGTTTTACCTCCAATTACCATCAAGAGGCCTGTGCGTGACTCAAGGTGGTTGTCTGATAATGGCACAGGATTTACCTTCCCTGTTACAACATCATCTTCTGTGTCATCGGAGCCACCAACACCAACCATCATGCCGTTCGCTAGCGAGGACCAGAATCAATCAAAAGAAATCTCCACTGAAACATCATATAGTTTTGGTTCAAAAAGTTCATCCGATCCGGCAGTGGTGTTTTCCTTCCCATCTACAAGCAACTCAGTTGTTCATGATGACGCTGATGATATAAAGTTCAACTTTGGTTCGGATGATAAGCCAAGGTTGTCTTTTTCGTTTGAAAAAAATGCTGTCTGTTGTTAA
- the LOC130940632 gene encoding protein LURP-one-related 7, protein MDVESSESAAYPGSGSMQIPIDLFGSKEHHGMPRGTLAFADESGNIVYKVNRHNSSPKDKKLLLDASGNVIFSIHRYQKGSWKCYKGESNVETDMVLRVQRTVKKLNIVELQVFYGGNNGEACDLIMRGSPCMRSCGIYKDTEIVAQTSLMYKLHQIYASRGKFRITIFPGTTDRAVIVALFVIFLNGRK, encoded by the exons ATGGACGTGGAATCATCGGAGTCCGCCGCGTATCCAGGGTCCGGTAGTATGCAAATTCCAATAGATCTCTTCGGTTCCAAAGAGCACCATGGAATGCCACGTGGCACCCTGGCGTTCGCCGACGAATCCGGTAACATAGTCTACAAGGTCAACCGCCACAATTCTTCTCCCAAGGACAAGAAACTCTTGCTCGATGCTTCCGGCAACGTCATCTTCTCCATACACCGCTATCAa AAGGGGAGTTGGAAATGTTATAAGGGAGAAAGCAACGTGGAAACGGATATGGTGTTGAGGGTGCAGAGGACAGTTAAGAAGTTGAATATAGTTGAGTTACAAGTGTTTTATGGCGGCAACAATGGCGAAGCCTGTGATTTGATAATGAGGGGTTCTCCTTGTATGCGATCATGTGGCATTTATAAAGACACTGAAATTGTTGCTCAG ACTAGCCTGATGTACAAGCTTCACCAAATATATGCAAGTAGGGGTAAATTCCGCATAACGATATTTCCAGGAACTACTGACCGTGCTGTTATTGTTGCTTTGTTTGTAATATTTTTGAATGGACGAAAATAA